In Capsicum annuum cultivar UCD-10X-F1 chromosome 8, UCD10Xv1.1, whole genome shotgun sequence, the genomic window TTACTCTTTTTCAATGCTAGGTTTCAATTCCCTTTGCTTTCCTATATAAAGAAATCAGTATTCTGTATCTATCTTGTTGCACCTTGATTAGACCATCCACTGATGGTAAAAAGACAATTTGTTTTGCGAATATTGGTTTTGAGTATTGAATTGTTCAGTTTCATTAGTGAATTTGAGTTTTAAAGAGAACAGAAATAATAAATTTAGTTGTCGTAGGGGCGCCGGTTGTAGATATGTTTGTCCTTTGTGAAGGTATGCAACTCAAGTTGTATTGGAGTGACATGACTACTTTTAGAACGTAATGTGAATGGAAGACATGCAATATAAATACTTCTAGTCGAAATTGGCAATCAGACTCTGTAACTTATCCATGGTTTGTACCTAGTAGCGAGCCTAGCGGCAAGCCCAAACTCAGTGAATATGACCAAAACTGTATCCAAGTATTGCAGTGTAATTGGGAATGGGGAGTTCAGTTCCTATTATCAAATGTTCCATTAGGATTCAATATTTTCACCTATTGATTGCAGGTACAATTACAGAAATTCCGTTCTTCAGTGGTTACAGTTCTCATTGATAATTCGAATCACAGGTTAGCTTATGTTAAAACTTGCTTTGTCTTGAAGCACACAATCTCAAGTGCTTGTTTGTCATTCTAATGTGAAAATGGAAACTTTTCAGTGCGTCACTGTAATCTGTTGTTCAGGCACCACACTGATGTCTTGTTCCCAATTTCGGTCGGTTTTACTGCCTCAATAATGCGCAGTTACCTGAAGGTTTGCACCTGTTTTTCATACATGATATTGTGACCCTCCTTGTTCAGCAATTAGGTTGCTGATTCACGTTCTGTCCTTTCTTGATTTGCTTGCATGCCAGATCCTTCTTATGTCTTCTCTAGGATCATTCTTGATCATTTCTCAAATAAATGTTGTGGTTATGTTCCACATAGTCACAATGTTGAGTGAATCTATTGTGATGTTATGCAATGATGTTTTCCAGGGTTACTTCCAGTGTGTTAATAACTTTTTCCCTAAGAGTTGGTTGATATGTTGATTCATTGTACTGTTCAGGTTGCCAACATTGCCATTGAACGCTGAGTTTCCACCCAACTTCTCTCAAACAACACTGCTGGCCTCAAGAATTACCAACTCGTGTAACTTCAAGCGCTTCTTTGCTTCTTTTGACAGTCTACACATGAAAGTATTGGCACTTAACATTCcttatctaaatccacttttatgaCCTGTAGATTCATTGAAAACTGGGTTTAAAAACATTGAGACTTTTAGAACATTATTACTATATCAAGTTTATGCACTGATAGTATTAGCATGTTATTTCCATAAAGTCAGACTAAATGGACTTGTGTAACCTTTGAGATTTACAAGTGCTGATCCTCGCACCTTAGATTTCAGGGCTCTCCAGTCATCAGTCACCACTATTTGGGACCGTTTGAAGGTTTCCATAAACTATAGCATTTAGCATCttattctcttgtgtgttgctcCTACGATTCAATTTATTTggcctactttttttttttagtccgtttcaaaaagaatgaacgTTTCCTTCTTAGCAACTCTTtagtttcaactttccacatggcatgtttaaggCGGCAAGATTAAAAgaaattttgatacatttgacatatctttagtttacgaccacaagattcaaaagtcttctttactttcttaaactccgtgccgaGAAATAggtcaaacaaattgaaactgAGGAAGTGTATCTTTATATTCTATGCGAATTTGTGTGGGATTCTTAATTCATGAAGGTGATTCACACTAGATTTTGCTTTTTGAATGGTATATATGTTTTCTATGACACTGTTCCAAAGTGCTTTATTATCAGCATCTCTGGTTTGCTCCTGTTTTATGTGGTCATAAGTTTTCCAGAATAATTTTTGTCTCAGGTTCTAAGAAACGGATTACTAGAGCTATGAAGGCCATTCTTCAATTATATACTTCATCATCAGAAGTGGCATCTGTTCTTTTGAAAGTTATGCTGTAGATAAAAGAATGCTCTAACAATCCATGAAACCATTGACATGCATACTGCATATGATCACTGGaaatcaatccttaaaaattttaaatagaaaATCGGATTCGCTTCTGACTCTTCTGTAGCTGTAGAGAAGATTGAGACTATGGAAACCAcaaagcttgaactatgtaagtGATGTcttctggaaaaaaaaaactgCAACATAAACACCAGTTTTCCTGCACTTCTATTATTTCTTGTGCTTGGTGTTGTTGGAGTATCATGAATGCCTCTGTTGTAAAATCCACTTATTAATAGATGAGACTAGAAAGATGCAGATAGCGATTAGTCTTGTTCTTCCAGTTGTAAAGGGCAACCAACAGATGCTGGAAGGTACAAGTACAATTAGTTAGTGTATAATTTTCGTACAATTTTGAGATTGCCGTAATTTAGGATTTCCTTGGATAAAACTTGAGTTTGCCTAAAGGTTTTTTAAGTTGAAATATGTTCCAGCCATTATATTATGAAGTGTCCTGTTCAAGtgttgtttattttatcaaatgGTGAAACTGACTATGTGGGTGTTTGGATTGACTTATAGCTTTTGATATATAAGCCAAAAGCTACAAGTTGGAAATTCTAACTTATCTATGGTTTTACCCAAACACTAGAAGAGTGCTTAAAAGTTATTTTGGCTTAAAAACACTTGAACATAAGCCAATCCAAACGGGGCCTACGTCTTCTATTCAAGGCTTAGAGAAT contains:
- the LOC124886390 gene encoding uncharacterized protein LOC124886390 isoform X2 yields the protein MGRKRGPVLQFDEEVQLQKFRSSVVTVLIDNSNHRLPTLPLNAEFPPNFSQTTLLASRITNSCSKKRITRAMKAILQLYTSSSEVASVLLKVML
- the LOC124886390 gene encoding uncharacterized protein LOC124886390 isoform X3, whose translation is MGRKRGPVLQFDEEVQLQKFRSSVVTVLIDNSNHRLPTLPLNAEFPPNFSQTTLLASRITNSCNFKRFFASFDSLHMKVLRNGLLEL
- the LOC124886390 gene encoding uncharacterized protein LOC124886390 isoform X5 — its product is MGRKRGPVLQFDEEVQLQKFRSSVVTVLIDNSNHRLPTLPLNAEFPPNFSQTTLLASRITNSSAVKSKLETRCHH
- the LOC124886390 gene encoding uncharacterized protein LOC124886390 isoform X1 gives rise to the protein MGRKRGPVLQFDEEVQLQKFRSSVVTVLIDNSNHRLPTLPLNAEFPPNFSQTTLLASRITNSCNFKRFFASFDSLHMKLRLSLNLRHDAITRIKICSSSSSTNPPAPLPPSLK
- the LOC124886390 gene encoding uncharacterized protein LOC124886390 isoform X4 — protein: MGRKRGPVLQFDEEVQLQKFRSSVVTVLIDNSNHRLPTLPLNAEFPPNFSQTTLLASRITNSCNFKRFFASFDSLHMKNNFCLRF